From one Actinopolyspora saharensis genomic stretch:
- a CDS encoding tripartite tricarboxylate transporter permease, translating to METLSLLGGGFAEAVTPLNLLLCLTGVMLGTVVGVLPGLGTAMAIALLVPVTFQLDPTGAFIMFAGVYFGGQFGGATTAILLNTPGQSSSMATAFEGFLMAKNRRAPQALATAVLGSFLSSIVAVTLVVFFSPLMVNLAVGFGPPEYFALTVLAFLATSAVVTGDMLRGLSSLGIGLAVAMVGIDEQSGAVRFTLGSTQLLDGISVVVVTVGLLAIGEVLHVASRSRRAPATETVASGRPWLSRRDLTRSWRPWLRGTALGIPFGVIPAGGAEIPTFLSYGTEKSLSRRRGDDEFDHGAIEGVAGPEAANNATTATSLVPLLGLGLPTSATAAIMLGAFQQYGMRPGPLLFTQESDLVWALLASLFIGSAMLLVLNLPFAPVWAKLLRIPRNYLYAGIVVFATLGVYTTRSSVFDVLLLYVIGALGFLLRRYGFPIAPVLIGVILGPLAETSLRRAMAMSQGDVGALVDSPFAVAIYSILVLAVVVSLVLRARNRRRAA from the coding sequence GTGGAAACGTTGTCCCTGCTGGGCGGGGGTTTCGCCGAAGCGGTGACCCCGCTGAACCTGCTGCTGTGCCTGACCGGGGTGATGCTCGGCACCGTGGTGGGCGTGCTGCCCGGACTGGGCACGGCCATGGCGATCGCGCTGCTCGTCCCAGTCACCTTCCAGCTCGACCCGACCGGCGCGTTCATCATGTTCGCCGGGGTCTACTTCGGAGGGCAGTTCGGCGGTGCCACGACCGCGATCCTGCTCAACACCCCCGGGCAGAGCTCCTCGATGGCCACGGCCTTCGAGGGGTTCCTGATGGCGAAGAACCGGCGGGCTCCCCAGGCGCTGGCCACCGCGGTGCTCGGTTCCTTCCTCTCGAGCATCGTCGCGGTGACCCTGGTGGTGTTCTTCTCGCCGCTGATGGTGAACCTGGCCGTCGGCTTCGGCCCGCCCGAGTACTTCGCGCTGACCGTGCTGGCCTTCCTGGCCACCTCGGCCGTGGTGACCGGTGACATGCTGCGCGGGCTGAGCTCGCTCGGCATCGGGCTCGCCGTCGCGATGGTCGGCATCGACGAGCAGAGCGGGGCCGTGCGGTTCACGCTGGGCAGCACCCAGCTGCTGGACGGGATCAGCGTCGTGGTGGTCACCGTGGGGCTGCTGGCCATCGGCGAGGTGCTGCACGTCGCGTCGCGCTCCCGGCGCGCACCGGCCACCGAGACCGTCGCCTCGGGGCGCCCGTGGTTGAGCAGGCGGGACCTGACCCGTTCCTGGCGTCCCTGGCTGCGCGGCACCGCGCTCGGCATCCCCTTCGGGGTGATCCCGGCGGGCGGGGCCGAGATTCCCACCTTCCTGTCCTACGGCACCGAGAAGAGCCTGTCCAGGAGGCGGGGCGACGACGAGTTCGACCACGGCGCCATCGAGGGGGTCGCGGGCCCGGAGGCCGCGAACAACGCGACGACGGCGACCTCACTGGTTCCGCTGCTCGGGCTGGGTCTGCCCACCTCGGCCACCGCTGCGATCATGCTCGGCGCGTTCCAGCAGTACGGGATGCGCCCGGGACCGCTGCTGTTCACGCAGGAGTCCGATCTGGTCTGGGCGCTGCTGGCCAGCCTGTTCATCGGCAGCGCGATGCTGCTGGTGCTGAACCTGCCGTTCGCCCCCGTCTGGGCGAAGCTGCTGCGCATCCCGCGCAACTACCTCTACGCGGGGATCGTGGTGTTCGCGACTCTCGGGGTGTACACCACCAGGTCGTCGGTGTTCGACGTGCTGCTGCTGTACGTGATCGGTGCGCTGGGCTTCCTGCTGCGTCGCTACGGCTTCCCGATCGCTCCGGTGCTCATCGGGGTCATCCTCGGACCGCTGGCCGAGACCTCGCTGCGCCGCGCGATGGCGATGAGCCAGGGTGACGTCGGGGCGCTCGTGGACAGTCCTTTCGCGGTGGCGATCTACTCGATCCTGGTGCTGGCCGTGGTGGTCTCGCTCGTGCTGCGCGCGCGCAACCGTCGCCGAGCGGCCTGA
- a CDS encoding HNH endonuclease family protein: MRKLVTTLTTALSAVALLAVSAGTATAYPPTPPDRSTASQQLAELTVRSEGSMNGYDRDRFPHWSSQSGSCDTRETVLKRDGSEVNVGSDCYPTSGSWYSVYDQQWVQDPSEVHIDHMVPLAESWRSGTASWSDSKRENFANDLDSQQLIAVSGTSNMDKSDSDPAEWKPSNTGYHCIYARGWINVKHKWGLSIDSAEKTALSNMLGSC, encoded by the coding sequence GTGCGAAAGCTCGTCACCACGCTCACCACCGCGCTCTCCGCGGTGGCTCTGCTGGCCGTTTCGGCGGGAACGGCCACAGCCTATCCACCCACCCCGCCCGACCGGAGCACCGCGAGCCAGCAACTGGCCGAGCTCACGGTGCGCTCCGAGGGCTCCATGAACGGCTACGACAGGGACCGCTTCCCCCACTGGTCGAGTCAGTCCGGCAGCTGCGACACCCGCGAGACCGTGCTGAAGAGGGACGGCAGCGAGGTGAACGTCGGAAGCGACTGCTACCCGACCTCGGGAAGCTGGTACAGCGTCTACGACCAGCAGTGGGTCCAGGATCCCAGTGAGGTGCACATCGACCACATGGTCCCGCTGGCGGAGTCCTGGAGGTCGGGCACCGCGAGCTGGAGCGACTCCAAGCGCGAGAACTTCGCCAACGACCTGGACAGCCAGCAGCTGATCGCGGTGTCCGGAACGTCCAACATGGACAAGAGTGACTCCGACCCCGCCGAGTGGAAGCCGTCGAACACCGGCTACCACTGCATCTACGCGCGCGGTTGGATCAACGTCAAGCACAAGTGGGGGCTGAGCATCGACTCGGCCGAGAAGACGGCGCTGTCGAACATGTTAGGCAGCTGCTGA
- a CDS encoding SAM-dependent methyltransferase encodes MNQPENRDEEPFLGSTPPREEVRTDLPNAARMYDYYLGGSTNFAADREAAEAGSAAVPHAREYAQANRAFLQRAVTFLAENGVDQFLDLGSGIPTVGNVHEVARQSNPRARVAYVDHEPVAVAHAQRLLGELSGVTMTLADIRSPEEVLSAPGVSGLLDFDRPVGLLAVAVLPFVPDQDEAREMLATYRGACAPGSHFVLSHISALSATPQQVAAAEEVMARTPTPVRWRPPHEIEELLAGFSVVDPGLVPLPRWRPEAPVTEDEVNIANAYGAVGRLDG; translated from the coding sequence ATGAACCAGCCCGAGAACCGTGACGAAGAGCCGTTCCTCGGTTCAACGCCGCCTCGCGAGGAGGTCCGCACCGACCTGCCGAACGCCGCGCGGATGTACGACTACTACCTCGGGGGATCCACCAACTTCGCGGCGGACCGGGAGGCGGCCGAGGCCGGTTCCGCCGCGGTGCCGCACGCACGCGAGTACGCGCAGGCGAACCGCGCGTTCCTGCAGAGGGCGGTCACCTTCCTCGCCGAGAACGGCGTCGACCAGTTCCTCGACCTCGGATCGGGCATCCCGACCGTCGGCAACGTCCACGAGGTGGCCCGGCAGTCCAACCCGCGGGCCAGGGTGGCCTACGTCGATCACGAACCGGTCGCCGTGGCGCACGCCCAGCGCCTGCTGGGCGAGCTGTCCGGAGTCACGATGACGCTCGCCGACATCCGCTCCCCGGAGGAGGTGCTGTCCGCACCCGGTGTGTCCGGGCTGCTGGACTTCGACCGCCCCGTCGGCCTGCTGGCCGTTGCGGTGCTGCCCTTCGTCCCCGACCAGGACGAGGCGCGCGAGATGCTGGCGACGTATCGCGGGGCCTGCGCGCCGGGAAGCCACTTCGTGCTGTCCCACATCTCCGCGCTGTCCGCGACTCCCCAGCAGGTGGCTGCGGCCGAGGAGGTCATGGCCCGCACCCCCACCCCGGTCAGGTGGCGCCCCCCGCACGAGATCGAGGAGCTGTTGGCGGGCTTCTCGGTGGTGGACCCCGGTCTCGTCCCCCTCCCGAGGTGGCGGCCCGAGGCCCCGGTGACCGAGGACGAGGTCAACATCGCCAACGCCTACGGGGCCGTCGGCCGGCTCGACGGGTGA
- a CDS encoding Acg family FMN-binding oxidoreductase, producing the protein MSPRRSHRRGAGTATEGQEWPPEDVRSMEQSVGRAPSVHNTQPWSLVFGGRTASLYERAEVSLEQHDPEGRDRRISCGAALTNLFLAVRATGWDVELRRGPGPEEPDLVGVVTGTARREPSVLEGQRFRAITRRSSHRRPFHEEGLAHVSRETLLAAGGSSGVGARWVTGTAEARHVAELLGYAARVHKKDRHYQRELAMWMTDRSGRASGAGSGFDGDDLVGEGVPGVGLTTSGTRLPEQGRLAEWIAEESVMVLCTDSDEPSDHFRTGEALELAWLTATSLGLVASVITQPLHLAEVRRGLRERLGLAGEPHVLARFGHPAPVPGQRRG; encoded by the coding sequence ATGAGTCCGCGAAGATCGCACCGGCGAGGAGCCGGAACCGCCACCGAGGGACAGGAGTGGCCGCCCGAGGACGTCCGCAGCATGGAGCAGTCCGTGGGACGCGCGCCGTCGGTGCACAACACGCAACCGTGGTCGCTGGTCTTCGGAGGGCGCACGGCGAGCCTGTACGAGCGGGCGGAGGTCTCCCTGGAGCAGCACGATCCGGAGGGAAGGGACCGGAGGATCTCCTGCGGGGCCGCCCTGACGAACCTGTTCCTCGCCGTGCGCGCGACCGGGTGGGACGTCGAGCTGCGTCGCGGACCGGGGCCGGAGGAACCGGATCTCGTGGGAGTCGTGACCGGAACGGCCCGTCGGGAGCCCTCCGTGCTGGAAGGGCAGCGCTTCAGGGCCATCACCCGGCGCAGCAGCCACCGGCGCCCCTTCCACGAAGAGGGACTCGCGCACGTCTCCAGGGAGACCCTGCTCGCCGCGGGCGGTTCCTCCGGGGTGGGGGCCCGCTGGGTCACGGGCACGGCGGAGGCCCGGCACGTGGCGGAGCTGCTCGGGTACGCGGCACGGGTCCACAAGAAGGACCGTCACTACCAGCGCGAGCTGGCGATGTGGATGACCGACAGGTCCGGCCGGGCCAGCGGGGCCGGGAGCGGCTTCGACGGGGACGACCTGGTCGGGGAGGGGGTTCCCGGGGTAGGGCTGACCACTTCGGGCACCCGGCTGCCCGAACAGGGCCGACTCGCCGAGTGGATAGCCGAGGAGTCGGTCATGGTGCTGTGCACCGACTCCGACGAGCCGTCCGACCACTTCCGAACGGGGGAAGCGCTGGAGCTGGCCTGGTTGACGGCGACCAGTCTGGGACTGGTGGCCTCGGTCATCACCCAGCCGCTGCACCTGGCCGAGGTTCGGCGGGGACTGCGTGAACGCCTCGGTCTCGCGGGGGAGCCACACGTGCTGGCCAGGTTCGGCCATCCGGCACCCGTGCCCGGACAGCGCCGCGGCTGA
- a CDS encoding MFS transporter, whose amino-acid sequence MAGSTTTQSGRVALASLIGTTIEWYDFFIYGTAASLVFNELFFPSFDPLVGALAAFASFAIGFLARPLGGVVFSHFGDRLGRKPMLIWSLMLMGVATLLIGTLPAYGSIGVWAPVLLVLLRFAQGIGVGGEWGGAALMAVEHAPDKRRGFYGAWPQVGVPAGLLLGNMTFSLVSASVTDEQFMAWGWRIPFLMSAVLIVLGLFIRLKISESPVFERVMRTKEKSRVPVVEALRSHPRTILLATGTFLGTHATFYITSTWLVFYTTEEGLFERTTVLNANSLLSFVDIPFMLAFGLLSDYLGRRRMMISGMGVMALFALPYMLLVDSGSIVLYLLGGMVLQLCRTSVYGPQSAYYSELFSTRLRYSGISISYQLASILGGGIAPMICTGLYAATGSPVAIAGYMAVLAVISCGSAYLLTETYKRDLAEPAAAREVDGEPTASG is encoded by the coding sequence ATGGCCGGTTCGACGACCACGCAGTCCGGAAGAGTGGCCCTGGCCAGTCTGATCGGTACGACGATCGAGTGGTACGACTTCTTCATCTACGGCACAGCCGCCTCGCTGGTGTTCAACGAGCTCTTCTTCCCCTCCTTCGACCCGCTGGTCGGCGCCCTGGCCGCCTTCGCCTCGTTCGCCATCGGGTTCCTGGCCCGCCCGCTGGGCGGAGTCGTCTTCTCCCACTTCGGGGACCGGCTGGGACGCAAACCGATGCTGATCTGGTCCCTGATGCTGATGGGCGTGGCCACGCTGTTGATCGGCACGCTGCCCGCCTACGGCTCCATCGGGGTGTGGGCGCCCGTGCTGCTGGTGCTGCTGCGCTTCGCGCAGGGGATCGGAGTCGGAGGCGAGTGGGGCGGGGCGGCGCTGATGGCCGTCGAGCACGCCCCCGACAAGCGGCGGGGCTTCTACGGGGCCTGGCCGCAGGTCGGCGTCCCTGCCGGTCTGCTGCTGGGCAACATGACCTTCTCGCTGGTCTCGGCCAGCGTGACCGACGAGCAGTTCATGGCCTGGGGCTGGCGGATTCCGTTCCTGATGAGCGCGGTTCTCATCGTGCTCGGGCTGTTCATCCGGCTCAAGATCAGCGAGAGCCCGGTGTTCGAACGCGTGATGCGCACCAAGGAGAAGTCCCGCGTCCCCGTGGTCGAAGCGCTGCGCTCGCACCCGAGGACGATCCTGCTCGCCACGGGAACCTTCCTCGGCACCCACGCCACCTTCTACATAACGAGCACCTGGCTGGTCTTCTACACCACCGAGGAGGGCCTGTTCGAACGGACCACCGTGCTCAACGCCAACTCGCTGCTGAGCTTCGTGGACATACCGTTCATGCTCGCCTTCGGACTGCTATCGGACTACCTGGGCAGGCGGCGCATGATGATCAGCGGCATGGGCGTCATGGCGCTGTTCGCCCTTCCCTACATGCTGCTGGTGGACAGCGGGTCCATCGTGCTGTACCTGCTCGGCGGCATGGTGCTGCAGCTGTGCCGGACCTCGGTGTACGGGCCGCAGTCGGCCTACTACTCCGAACTGTTCTCCACCCGGCTGCGCTACAGCGGCATCTCCATCAGCTACCAGCTGGCCTCGATACTCGGAGGAGGAATCGCCCCGATGATCTGCACGGGGCTGTACGCGGCGACCGGCTCCCCCGTGGCGATCGCGGGCTACATGGCGGTGCTGGCCGTGATCTCGTGCGGATCGGCGTACCTGCTGACCGAGACGTACAAGCGCGATCTCGCCGAACCCGCTGCCGCGCGGGAGGTCGACGGCGAACCCACCGCCTCCGGCTGA
- a CDS encoding heme o synthase: MTITNRTVQSETTPGRAGVRGVLGAYLSLTKPRVIEQLLVTTIPAMFLAERGIPSLWLVLVTLIGGTMAAGSANALNCVVDSDIDAVMDRTKSRPLVSYRISRGHALVFSIALSVLSFAVLWAGANVLAAALALSATLFYVFVYTLLLKRRTAQNIVWGGAAGCMPVLVGWAAVANTVEWPALVMFAVVFLWTPPHFWSLAMKYREDYERAAVPMLPVVATPRQVSVRILAYSWATVASTLLLIPVTSWIYVAWAVIVGVTFLVMAHRLHSGISRGHEVNPMKLFHLSNSYLTGLFLAIAVDAAVGLPVLA; the protein is encoded by the coding sequence ATGACAATCACGAATCGAACCGTCCAGAGCGAGACGACACCGGGCAGAGCGGGAGTCCGCGGAGTGCTCGGTGCCTATCTCTCGTTGACCAAACCACGTGTCATCGAGCAGCTGCTGGTGACCACGATCCCGGCCATGTTCCTCGCCGAACGGGGGATCCCCTCGCTCTGGCTGGTGCTGGTCACCCTGATCGGCGGGACCATGGCAGCGGGCAGCGCCAACGCGCTGAACTGCGTGGTCGACTCCGACATCGACGCGGTCATGGACCGGACGAAGTCGCGCCCCCTGGTCAGCTACCGCATCTCGCGCGGACACGCGCTGGTGTTCAGCATCGCGCTCAGCGTGCTGTCCTTCGCCGTCCTCTGGGCGGGCGCCAACGTGCTGGCCGCGGCCCTGGCGTTGTCGGCCACGCTGTTCTACGTCTTCGTCTACACCCTGCTGCTCAAGCGGCGCACCGCGCAGAACATCGTCTGGGGCGGTGCCGCCGGGTGCATGCCGGTGCTGGTCGGCTGGGCCGCGGTGGCGAACACCGTGGAATGGCCCGCGCTGGTGATGTTCGCGGTGGTCTTCCTGTGGACCCCGCCGCACTTCTGGTCCCTGGCCATGAAGTACCGCGAGGACTACGAACGCGCCGCCGTGCCGATGCTGCCCGTCGTGGCCACGCCGCGGCAGGTGTCCGTGCGGATCCTGGCCTACTCCTGGGCGACGGTGGCCAGCACGCTGCTGCTGATCCCGGTGACCAGCTGGATCTACGTCGCTTGGGCGGTGATCGTCGGGGTCACCTTCCTGGTCATGGCTCACCGGCTGCACAGCGGGATAAGTCGGGGCCACGAGGTCAACCCCATGAAGCTGTTCCACCTGTCGAACAGTTATCTCACCGGGCTGTTCCTGGCCATCGCCGTCGACGCCGCGGTGGGGCTGCCCGTGCTGGCCTGA
- a CDS encoding DUF3817 domain-containing protein — MKPSVLLAGYRVMAYVTAVLLIALCVAMVGKYGWPSGTDVQHVGETATTTIGIAHGWLYMVYLVLALLITRLLRVPVGPMLLVLLAGTIPFGAFFAERRVVQWFRTWNAAKSGPGAGAAEQTGSAHS; from the coding sequence GTGAAGCCGAGTGTTCTGCTGGCCGGTTACCGGGTGATGGCGTACGTGACAGCCGTGCTGCTGATCGCGTTGTGCGTGGCCATGGTGGGTAAGTACGGCTGGCCGAGCGGTACCGACGTCCAGCACGTCGGTGAGACAGCCACTACCACGATCGGTATCGCCCACGGGTGGCTGTACATGGTCTATCTGGTGCTGGCCCTGCTGATCACCCGGTTGCTGCGAGTTCCGGTCGGTCCGATGCTGTTGGTCCTGCTGGCCGGAACCATCCCCTTCGGCGCCTTCTTCGCAGAGCGCAGGGTGGTCCAGTGGTTCCGCACGTGGAACGCAGCGAAGTCCGGTCCCGGTGCAGGGGCCGCCGAGCAGACCGGGTCGGCACACTCATGA
- a CDS encoding LLM class flavin-dependent oxidoreductase encodes MDSVANPDRTSLGDTPDGETTARIAGVARGQSPVPLSVLDLAPVSVDTDATEALLTSTELAKATERWGFHRYWVAEHHGMPGIASSSPAVLLAHLAAATGTLRLGSGGVMLPNHAPLVVAEQFGMLEALHPGRFDLGLGRAPGTDQGTARALRRTSGPPSAEEFPQQLGELLGLLQDELPIDHPHVDVHAVPRETQPVVWLLGSSDYSARLAASLGLPFSFAHHFASANTVPALGIYRDSFQPSNVLDRPYAMVGAQVIAADTHEQALHLARPIALSMLRLRSGNPGKLPTPEEAASQELTEREQAFIDNWLADAIYGTPETVREELDALTERTAADEIMITANIADRKAKLRSYELIAEAYRLPGT; translated from the coding sequence ATGGATTCCGTCGCTAACCCGGACCGCACCTCGCTGGGCGACACCCCGGACGGGGAGACCACGGCCAGGATCGCGGGAGTCGCCCGCGGCCAGTCCCCCGTTCCGCTCTCGGTGCTCGACCTCGCCCCGGTGTCGGTGGACACCGACGCGACCGAGGCGCTGCTCACCTCCACGGAGCTGGCCAAGGCCACCGAGCGGTGGGGCTTCCACCGCTACTGGGTCGCCGAGCACCACGGGATGCCCGGCATCGCCAGCTCCTCACCCGCCGTGCTGCTCGCCCACCTGGCCGCGGCGACCGGCACGCTGCGACTCGGCTCCGGCGGCGTGATGCTGCCCAACCACGCGCCGCTGGTGGTGGCCGAGCAGTTCGGGATGCTCGAAGCGCTGCACCCGGGCAGGTTCGACCTCGGACTCGGGAGGGCGCCCGGGACCGACCAGGGAACCGCGCGGGCGCTGCGCCGCACCAGCGGCCCGCCGTCCGCGGAGGAGTTCCCCCAGCAGCTGGGGGAACTGCTGGGGCTGCTCCAGGACGAGCTGCCCATCGACCACCCCCACGTGGACGTGCACGCCGTCCCGCGGGAGACCCAGCCCGTCGTCTGGTTGCTCGGATCCAGCGACTACAGCGCCAGGCTCGCTGCCTCGCTCGGGCTGCCGTTCTCGTTCGCGCACCACTTCGCCTCCGCGAACACGGTCCCGGCCCTGGGGATCTACCGGGACTCCTTCCAGCCCTCGAACGTGCTCGACCGGCCGTACGCGATGGTCGGCGCCCAGGTCATCGCGGCGGACACGCACGAGCAGGCGCTGCACCTGGCCCGTCCGATCGCGTTGAGCATGCTGCGGCTGCGTTCCGGAAACCCCGGCAAGCTGCCCACCCCTGAGGAGGCGGCATCCCAGGAGCTCACCGAGCGCGAGCAGGCGTTCATCGACAACTGGTTGGCCGATGCCATCTACGGCACCCCCGAGACCGTGCGGGAGGAGCTGGACGCGCTCACCGAGCGGACCGCCGCTGACGAGATCATGATCACGGCGAACATCGCCGACCGGAAGGCGAAGCTGCGTTCCTACGAGCTGATCGCCGAGGCCTACCGCCTGCCGGGGACGTAG
- a CDS encoding polysaccharide pyruvyl transferase family protein, with translation MSNPPPEHGSFYLVGTTGNPNYGDELIAATWLKYLAHQAPEATVWLDCPNPGPSEVLLGDLHPNVRFTDTFWRLCWQASSSEPWQVASFVRQAIDNPGMAPRWVAGIRVAARADVFHIIGGGYINGIWPHHIGLLAAAVASSEHSGGRLAMTGQGLTPVAADARPLVRELARHFDVVDVRDEPSAEVLADVAGVTSTGDDLFFDTGAGLYREDQVPEVMVCIQSDLLTLSAPALAGHVLDTLRQWGASSEQVGFVEGIPRVDREIFALVEHELPGARFYPFSEIMDNGLPATAGQRWLSTRFHMHLMAAAAGASGTAIVIDTNYYTNKHRSLIERGSGWSLSTDLSTSQPPTGGFDPKTLRKLRAAKVSLARRIY, from the coding sequence GTGAGCAACCCACCCCCGGAGCACGGCTCCTTCTACCTCGTGGGCACCACGGGCAACCCCAACTACGGTGACGAGCTCATCGCCGCCACCTGGTTGAAGTACCTCGCCCACCAGGCCCCGGAGGCCACGGTGTGGCTGGACTGCCCGAATCCGGGGCCCAGCGAGGTGCTGCTGGGGGACCTGCACCCGAACGTGCGCTTCACCGACACCTTCTGGCGGCTGTGCTGGCAGGCCTCGTCGAGCGAGCCCTGGCAGGTGGCCTCCTTCGTCAGGCAGGCGATCGACAACCCCGGAATGGCTCCCCGCTGGGTGGCCGGAATCAGGGTGGCCGCGCGGGCCGATGTGTTCCACATCATCGGCGGCGGCTACATCAACGGCATCTGGCCGCACCACATCGGACTGCTGGCCGCCGCGGTGGCCAGCAGCGAGCACTCCGGTGGGCGGCTGGCCATGACCGGACAGGGCCTCACGCCCGTTGCGGCCGACGCGCGTCCACTGGTGCGGGAGCTGGCACGGCACTTCGACGTCGTCGACGTCCGGGACGAACCCTCCGCCGAGGTGCTGGCCGACGTTGCAGGGGTCACCTCCACCGGCGACGACCTCTTCTTCGACACCGGGGCCGGGCTCTACCGGGAGGATCAGGTTCCCGAGGTCATGGTCTGCATCCAGTCGGACCTGCTCACGCTGAGCGCCCCCGCGCTCGCCGGGCACGTGCTGGACACGCTGCGCCAGTGGGGGGCGTCTTCCGAGCAGGTCGGTTTCGTGGAGGGAATCCCCCGGGTGGACCGGGAGATATTCGCCCTGGTCGAGCACGAGCTTCCGGGCGCGCGCTTCTACCCCTTCTCCGAGATCATGGACAACGGTCTGCCCGCCACGGCCGGACAGCGCTGGTTGTCCACCCGCTTCCACATGCACCTGATGGCGGCCGCTGCCGGTGCCAGTGGCACGGCGATCGTGATCGACACGAACTACTACACCAACAAGCACCGTTCGCTGATCGAACGCGGCTCGGGGTGGTCCCTGAGCACCGATCTGAGCACGTCCCAGCCGCCGACGGGCGGGTTCGACCCGAAGACGCTGCGCAAGCTGCGCGCCGCCAAGGTCTCGCTCGCGCGCCGGATCTACTGA
- the tenA gene encoding thiaminase II, with amino-acid sequence MNRRLPEPDPEGFCAAAWAHTAELQDAIVRHPFNLALADGTLQRDRFAFYIVQDARYLFGFARALAAAAARAEDPADSAFLAGSAHGALAEERRLHAGYVEQLGLTAEEMSGIETSPTCLAYTSYLRASAQSEPYPVAVAALLPCFWVYQHVGSTILERTGDTSGHPYGRWIATYADEEFAATVRGARELTDRLAAAADERTRERMLTAFVRCSEYEWLFWNSAWEKQEWPTARWLPRRGDHVE; translated from the coding sequence ATGAACCGTCGACTGCCCGAGCCCGATCCGGAGGGGTTCTGCGCCGCCGCGTGGGCGCACACGGCCGAGCTGCAGGACGCGATCGTGCGTCATCCGTTCAACCTGGCACTCGCCGACGGAACGCTGCAGCGCGACCGCTTCGCGTTCTACATCGTTCAGGACGCGCGCTACCTGTTCGGGTTCGCCAGAGCCCTGGCCGCGGCGGCGGCGCGCGCCGAGGACCCGGCTGACTCGGCCTTCCTCGCGGGCAGCGCGCACGGTGCCCTGGCCGAGGAACGCAGGCTGCACGCGGGCTACGTCGAGCAGCTCGGTCTCACCGCGGAGGAGATGTCCGGCATCGAGACCTCGCCGACCTGCTTGGCCTACACCTCGTACCTGCGGGCGAGCGCGCAGAGCGAGCCCTACCCGGTGGCTGTGGCCGCGCTGCTGCCGTGCTTCTGGGTGTACCAGCACGTGGGCAGCACGATCCTGGAGCGGACCGGGGACACCTCCGGGCACCCCTACGGCAGGTGGATAGCGACCTACGCCGACGAGGAGTTCGCCGCGACGGTGCGCGGAGCCAGGGAGCTGACCGACAGGTTGGCCGCCGCCGCCGACGAGCGGACCCGCGAGCGGATGCTCACGGCTTTCGTCCGGTGCAGCGAGTACGAGTGGCTCTTCTGGAACAGCGCCTGGGAGAAGCAGGAGTGGCCGACCGCGCGCTGGCTCCCCCGCCGGGGCGACCACGTGGAGTGA
- the thiD gene encoding bifunctional hydroxymethylpyrimidine kinase/phosphomethylpyrimidine kinase, whose product MIRNVLTIAGTDPSGGAGVQADLKTFSAHGTYGMSVITALVAQTTTGVSAVHEVPAGFVTEQLRTLLDDVRVDAVKIGMLSDAAIIGAVAAELERYRLPNVVLDPVMVAKSGDRLLAEEAVLALRDELLPRADLITPNLPEAADLLGAEEITDVADMPAQAARLRRLGVARVLLKGGHLGGSSSVDVLDADGAVEFLREERVDTKNDHGTGCTLSAATAALRARRPDWATAVREAKEYLSGALRAAEQLEVGQGHGPVHHFHDRWD is encoded by the coding sequence GTGATTCGGAACGTCTTGACCATCGCGGGGACCGATCCCAGCGGGGGAGCGGGCGTGCAAGCCGACCTGAAGACGTTCTCGGCTCACGGGACCTACGGGATGTCGGTGATCACGGCCCTGGTCGCCCAGACCACGACGGGGGTCTCCGCGGTGCACGAGGTGCCGGCCGGGTTCGTGACCGAGCAACTGCGCACCCTGCTGGACGACGTGCGGGTGGACGCGGTCAAGATCGGCATGCTCTCGGACGCCGCGATCATCGGTGCGGTCGCCGCGGAACTGGAGCGGTACCGCCTGCCGAACGTCGTGCTCGACCCCGTCATGGTCGCCAAGAGCGGAGACAGGTTGCTCGCCGAGGAGGCGGTGCTGGCCCTGCGCGACGAGCTGCTGCCCCGCGCGGACCTGATAACCCCGAACCTGCCGGAAGCGGCCGACCTGCTGGGCGCGGAGGAGATCACCGACGTCGCGGACATGCCCGCGCAGGCGGCCCGACTGCGCAGGCTCGGCGTCGCACGGGTGCTGCTGAAGGGCGGCCACCTCGGCGGGAGCTCCAGCGTCGACGTGCTGGACGCGGACGGTGCCGTGGAGTTCCTGCGCGAGGAGCGGGTGGACACGAAGAACGACCACGGAACCGGCTGCACCCTCTCCGCCGCGACGGCCGCGCTGCGCGCACGACGCCCGGACTGGGCGACGGCGGTCCGGGAGGCGAAGGAGTACCTGAGCGGGGCGCTGCGCGCCGCCGAGCAGCTCGAAGTGGGGCAGGGCCACGGTCCGGTGCACCACTTCCACGACCGATGGGACTGA